The following coding sequences lie in one Haladaptatus sp. DJG-WS-42 genomic window:
- the nuoL gene encoding NADH-quinone oxidoreductase subunit L — translation MAGVFEFAPAIAALPFASFLVALFFGKYMPKGGALAGIFATAGSLLLSLWVFLTVAGGEAFNENLYTFVAGQDTFSLHLGLLLDPLSAMMLVIVSTIAFLVHLFSLGYMNDEGETGLPRYYASLGLFTASMLGFVFANNLLMAFMFFELVGLCSYLLIGFWFREDGPPSAAKKAFLVTRFGDYFFLIGVVAIFATFGTAAFAGSESFPHIAEQVLLGEETVETFGFSPEMWFTILGLLVLGGVMGKSAQFPFHTWLPDAMEGPTPVSALIHAATMVAAGVYLVARMYGFYALSPTALAVIALVGGFTALFAATMGVVKREIKQVLAYSTISQYGYIMLGLGAGGYVAGVFHLLTHAFFKALLFLGAGAVIIAMHHNENMWDMGGLKDKMPVTYYTFLSGSLALAGIVPFSGFWSKDEVLYEALVHGLNSPVLLLAYAMGLIAVFFTGFYTFRMVFLTFHGKPRSDIAKNPHGIRWNVKFPLVVLGILAATIGFVNMVPVAELTGLHIEYLHSWLDLEEGFASALSAHHYSELLHDFAGYEAAELSSLAAGAVSLALALAGAGLAYTLYNVPEPVEHTDKLGSIKTLLYNNYYQDEYQVWLATGLTLPLARAADKFDNGVVDGVVNGVSSVSLFSGNRVRRVQTGVVSNYATLLTVGLVALLVVLGITGGWF, via the coding sequence ATGGCAGGTGTATTCGAATTTGCTCCGGCAATTGCGGCACTCCCGTTCGCATCGTTCCTCGTAGCACTGTTCTTTGGCAAGTACATGCCAAAGGGCGGCGCGCTCGCAGGGATCTTTGCGACCGCGGGGTCGCTGCTCCTGTCGCTGTGGGTGTTCCTCACGGTGGCAGGCGGCGAAGCGTTCAACGAAAACCTCTACACGTTCGTCGCGGGACAGGACACCTTTAGCCTGCACCTCGGCTTGCTGCTCGACCCACTGTCGGCGATGATGCTCGTCATCGTCTCGACGATTGCGTTCTTGGTCCACCTCTTCAGTCTGGGCTACATGAACGACGAGGGCGAGACCGGCCTCCCGCGCTACTACGCCAGTCTCGGCCTGTTCACCGCGTCCATGCTCGGGTTCGTGTTCGCGAACAACCTGCTCATGGCGTTCATGTTCTTCGAGCTGGTCGGGCTGTGTTCGTACCTGCTCATCGGCTTCTGGTTCCGCGAAGATGGGCCACCATCCGCCGCGAAGAAGGCGTTCCTCGTCACCCGCTTCGGTGACTACTTCTTCCTCATCGGCGTGGTCGCCATCTTCGCAACCTTCGGGACGGCGGCATTCGCCGGCTCCGAAAGCTTCCCGCACATCGCAGAACAGGTACTCCTCGGTGAGGAGACGGTCGAAACGTTCGGCTTCTCGCCTGAGATGTGGTTCACCATCCTTGGCCTGCTCGTCCTCGGTGGCGTGATGGGCAAGTCTGCGCAGTTCCCGTTCCACACGTGGCTGCCAGACGCGATGGAAGGCCCAACCCCTGTTTCTGCACTCATCCACGCAGCGACGATGGTCGCAGCCGGTGTGTACCTCGTCGCCCGGATGTACGGCTTCTACGCGCTCTCGCCGACGGCACTCGCCGTCATCGCGCTCGTCGGTGGCTTCACCGCACTGTTCGCGGCGACGATGGGCGTCGTAAAGCGCGAAATCAAGCAGGTGCTCGCGTACTCCACCATCTCCCAGTACGGCTACATCATGCTCGGACTGGGTGCCGGTGGCTACGTCGCCGGTGTCTTCCACCTGCTCACCCACGCCTTCTTCAAGGCGCTGCTGTTCCTCGGCGCTGGTGCGGTCATCATCGCGATGCACCACAACGAGAACATGTGGGACATGGGTGGCTTAAAAGACAAGATGCCAGTCACGTACTACACGTTCCTTTCGGGGTCACTCGCCCTCGCGGGCATCGTCCCGTTCTCGGGCTTCTGGTCGAAAGACGAAGTGCTCTACGAGGCGCTCGTCCACGGCCTGAACAGCCCGGTGTTGCTCCTCGCGTACGCGATGGGGCTCATCGCGGTGTTCTTCACCGGCTTCTACACGTTCCGGATGGTGTTCCTCACCTTCCACGGGAAGCCGCGCTCTGACATCGCAAAGAATCCACACGGCATCCGCTGGAACGTCAAGTTTCCGCTCGTCGTGCTCGGGATTCTCGCCGCGACCATCGGCTTCGTCAACATGGTTCCAGTGGCCGAACTCACCGGCCTGCACATCGAGTACCTCCACAGCTGGCTCGACTTAGAGGAAGGCTTCGCAAGTGCGCTCAGTGCGCACCACTACAGTGAACTGCTCCACGACTTCGCTGGCTACGAGGCGGCAGAACTCTCGTCGCTCGCAGCAGGCGCAGTCTCGCTCGCCCTCGCCCTCGCAGGCGCAGGGCTGGCGTACACGCTCTACAACGTGCCCGAACCGGTCGAGCACACCGACAAACTCGGGAGCATCAAGACGCTCCTGTACAACAACTACTACCAGGACGAGTACCAGGTCTGGCTCGCAACGGGTCTCACCCTCCCGCTCGCTCGCGCCGCAGACAAGTTCGACAACGGCGTCGTCGACGGCGTCGTCAACGGGGTCTCCAGCGTGAGTCTGTTCTCCGGTAATCGCGTCCGCCGGGTGCAGACGGGTGTGGTCAGCAACTATGCGACCTTGCTCACGGTTGGGTTGGTCGCCCTGCTGGTCGTCCTCGGCATCACAGGAGGTTGGTTCTAG
- the nuoK gene encoding NADH-quinone oxidoreductase subunit NuoK, producing the protein MVPAQYYLLLSAAVFCIGLFGILTRRNALVFLMSVELMLNAANINFVAFSAQWGNITGQVFSLFTMALAAAEVAVGIGIILVLYRNFRDVDVTKATTMRW; encoded by the coding sequence ATGGTTCCGGCCCAGTACTACCTCCTGCTTTCGGCCGCCGTCTTCTGTATCGGTCTGTTCGGCATTCTCACCCGGCGGAACGCACTTGTGTTCCTCATGTCGGTCGAGCTGATGCTGAACGCCGCGAACATCAATTTCGTCGCGTTCTCGGCGCAGTGGGGGAACATCACGGGGCAGGTCTTTAGCCTGTTCACGATGGCCCTCGCCGCCGCGGAAGTGGCAGTCGGTATCGGCATCATTCTGGTGCTCTACCGTAACTTCCGCGACGTCGACGTGACCAAAGCGACGACGATGAGGTGGTAA
- a CDS encoding NADH-quinone oxidoreductase subunit J, with amino-acid sequence MTSKPRFKLGSHLAPGLAAVALFGVMAAVFLTATFPEPTGFGDGSITASIGYAMFDLVDLAAHDSESFLVAFEIIDLVLVAALVGAVMLGRRDEGEAFGRAFKPGGKQTEQEGDD; translated from the coding sequence ATGACAAGCAAACCCCGCTTCAAGCTTGGTTCACACCTTGCTCCGGGGCTGGCGGCCGTCGCGCTCTTTGGCGTGATGGCTGCCGTTTTCCTGACCGCAACCTTCCCAGAGCCAACCGGCTTTGGTGACGGTTCGATTACGGCGTCTATCGGCTACGCCATGTTCGACCTCGTCGACCTCGCAGCCCACGACAGTGAGAGCTTCCTCGTGGCGTTCGAGATCATCGACTTGGTGCTCGTGGCGGCGCTCGTCGGCGCGGTCATGCTCGGACGCCGCGACGAAGGTGAAGCCTTCGGCCGCGCGTTCAAGCCCGGCGGCAAACAGACAGAACAGGAGGGTGACGACTGA
- a CDS encoding NADH-quinone oxidoreductase subunit J, producing MAIYETLAFALFALITVGSSLGVVLARDVWHSALLLGMALLSVAVHYVMLQAEFLAAMQILVYVGGVLILITFAVMLTRAQQTEVSNA from the coding sequence ATGGCAATCTACGAGACACTCGCGTTCGCGCTGTTCGCCCTCATCACCGTGGGCAGCAGCCTTGGCGTTGTCCTCGCGCGGGACGTGTGGCATTCTGCACTCCTGCTTGGGATGGCGCTGTTGAGTGTGGCGGTCCATTACGTGATGCTGCAGGCAGAGTTCCTTGCAGCGATGCAGATTCTCGTCTACGTCGGCGGGGTCCTCATCCTCATCACGTTCGCCGTCATGCTCACGCGGGCACAGCAAACGGAGGTGAGTAACGCATGA
- a CDS encoding NADH-quinone oxidoreductase subunit I: MIGLLKSMAATMRHALDGSTFTVEYPDVEPEVSPRFRGVHKFSQERCIWCRQCENVCPNDTIQIVTDDKRNGEQYNLHIGQCIYCRLCEEVCPVDAIILTQNFEFTGDTKDDLAYNMEQLKNVPWYKDIDPLKSREPDRGVWIGEGEGEVDYQ, from the coding sequence ATGATTGGCTTACTCAAATCGATGGCAGCAACGATGAGACACGCCCTGGACGGCTCGACGTTCACGGTCGAATATCCGGACGTCGAACCAGAAGTGAGCCCACGATTCCGTGGCGTTCACAAGTTCAGCCAGGAGCGCTGTATCTGGTGTCGCCAGTGTGAGAACGTCTGTCCGAACGACACGATTCAGATCGTCACGGACGACAAGCGCAACGGCGAGCAGTACAACCTCCACATCGGCCAGTGTATCTACTGCCGACTCTGCGAGGAAGTCTGCCCCGTTGACGCCATCATTCTCACCCAGAACTTCGAGTTCACGGGTGACACGAAAGACGACCTGGCGTACAACATGGAACAGCTGAAAAACGTCCCGTGGTACAAGGACATCGACCCCCTCAAGTCCCGCGAACCAGACCGTGGCGTCTGGATTGGCGAGGGCGAGGGCGAAGTCGACTACCAGTAA